Proteins found in one Nostoc sp. NIES-3756 genomic segment:
- a CDS encoding DNA adenine methylase — translation MIKSPLRYPGGKSKAIKQIIEYLPENFHEFREPFVGGGSVFIYLKQKFPKLKIWINDLNTELFLFWKIAQSSLSQLVEEIHQIKDKYEDGKLLFLALTTLDVNSLSDLDRAVRFFILNRITFSGTVESGGFSEEAFHKRFTYSSIERLEKLESILTKNIKITNLDYSQVLNTEDEKVFIFLDPPYFSATKSRLYGKYGNLHTSFDHHQFAQLLKQCPHSWLITYDNSPQIRANFPFANIYEWELQYGMNNYKQNIAAKGKELFITNYIIS, via the coding sequence ATGATTAAAAGTCCACTTCGTTATCCTGGCGGTAAATCAAAAGCCATCAAGCAAATAATTGAATATTTACCAGAAAATTTTCATGAATTTCGAGAACCATTTGTTGGTGGTGGTTCTGTGTTTATTTATTTAAAGCAAAAATTTCCTAAATTAAAAATCTGGATTAATGACTTAAATACTGAATTATTCTTATTTTGGAAGATAGCTCAGTCCAGCCTATCTCAATTAGTTGAAGAAATCCATCAAATTAAAGATAAATATGAAGATGGTAAATTACTATTTTTAGCATTAACCACTCTTGATGTAAACAGCTTATCTGATTTAGATAGAGCCGTAAGATTCTTTATACTCAATCGCATCACTTTCTCTGGTACTGTAGAATCAGGGGGTTTTTCTGAGGAAGCTTTTCATAAAAGGTTTACCTATTCTTCCATAGAAAGATTAGAAAAACTAGAAAGTATTTTAACTAAAAACATAAAAATCACTAACTTAGATTACAGCCAAGTATTAAATACAGAAGACGAGAAAGTATTTATATTTTTAGATCCTCCTTATTTTAGTGCAACTAAATCTAGATTGTATGGTAAATATGGTAATTTACACACTTCATTTGACCATCATCAATTTGCCCAATTACTAAAACAATGTCCTCATAGCTGGTTAATCACCTATGACAACTCGCCACAAATTCGAGCCAATTTTCCTTTTGCTAATATCTACGAATGGGAATTACAGTACGGCATGAATAACTATAAACAAAATATTGCTGCAAAGGGAAAGGAGTTATTTATTACCAACTATATTATTAGTTGA
- the trpD gene encoding anthranilate phosphoribosyltransferase has translation MTTSPVPTQESSTSWYLLLQQLIDGESLTRTQAAELMQGWLSEAVPPELSGAILTALNFKGVSADELTGMAEVLQSQSKMASGENPTQSSLSTVIDTCGTGGDGSSTFNISTAVAFVAAAYGVPVAKHGNRSASSLTGSADVLEALGVNLSAPSDKVQAALQEVGITFLFAPGWHPALKAVAGLRRTLRIRTVFNLLGPLVNPLRPTGQVVGLFTPKLLTTVAQALHNLGKQKAIVLHGRERLDEAGLGDLTDLAVLSDGELQLTTINPQEVGVSPAPIGALRGGDVQENAQILKDVLQGKGTQAQQDAVALNASLALQVAGAVPLLDHAQGVSVAKDILKTGSAWKKLEELVYFLGS, from the coding sequence ATGACGACTTCCCCAGTACCTACCCAAGAATCTTCCACAAGCTGGTATCTCTTACTACAACAGTTAATAGATGGCGAATCTTTAACTAGAACTCAAGCTGCTGAATTAATGCAAGGTTGGCTAAGTGAAGCCGTCCCCCCAGAATTATCAGGAGCAATTTTAACCGCACTCAACTTTAAAGGTGTTTCCGCCGATGAGTTGACAGGTATGGCTGAAGTTTTACAATCACAATCAAAGATGGCAAGTGGGGAAAATCCTACTCAATCTTCACTCAGCACTGTGATTGATACTTGCGGCACTGGTGGCGATGGTTCATCAACTTTTAATATTTCTACAGCCGTGGCGTTTGTGGCGGCTGCATATGGTGTACCCGTGGCCAAGCATGGTAATCGTTCTGCTTCCAGTCTGACGGGTAGTGCTGATGTGTTGGAAGCCTTGGGTGTCAATTTAAGCGCTCCTAGCGACAAAGTACAAGCAGCTTTGCAAGAAGTGGGGATCACTTTTTTGTTTGCCCCTGGTTGGCATCCTGCACTGAAAGCGGTGGCTGGTTTGCGTCGGACTTTAAGAATCCGCACGGTGTTTAATTTGTTGGGGCCGTTGGTTAATCCTCTGCGTCCGACTGGGCAAGTTGTGGGTTTATTTACTCCCAAACTTTTGACAACTGTTGCTCAGGCTTTGCACAATTTAGGTAAGCAAAAGGCGATTGTTTTACATGGACGAGAACGGCTGGATGAAGCTGGTTTGGGCGATTTAACTGACTTAGCGGTTTTATCTGATGGTGAGTTACAGTTAACTACTATTAATCCCCAAGAAGTGGGTGTTTCACCCGCTCCTATTGGCGCACTCCGGGGTGGGGATGTACAAGAAAATGCTCAGATTCTCAAAGACGTATTACAAGGCAAAGGAACCCAAGCACAACAAGACGCTGTAGCTTTAAATGCTTCATTGGCGCTACAGGTGGCGGGTGCAGTTCCCTTATTAGACCATGCCCAAGGTGTAAGTGTAGCTAAGGATATATTAAAGACTGGTAGCGCCTGGAAGAAGTTGGAAGAATTGGTATACTTTCTGGGGAGTTAA
- a CDS encoding retropepsin-like aspartic protease family protein: MLQLFLSRAILICLSGTLAVLSVACSEGNQKTAILRNQQSVVTEDLPVPASDEPQAAPTIPASADVPPSPMEPSSFEMGLDKAAGAVSISQSAQSPDDWYLVASQYHDAIALMKQVDKQSPEFAIAQTKISEYQRQVKYAVRQANAIARPLPNSPNRQRVAVAAPQPSPSPQYVIPVPPPNIPSEQVDIPISAALTAEQEVFVAPIKRRMGGTPIVTVTFNGQQQFDMIVDTGASGTVITQQMANALGVVTVGKAKANTASSKGVEFPIGYVNSMAVGGVIVNRVPVAIAGAELETGLLGHDFFGNYDVTIKRNVVEFRRQSHSDINSPESIPILPTSSRRYQSLIYP; this comes from the coding sequence ATGCTTCAGCTTTTTTTATCTCGCGCAATCCTGATTTGTTTGTCTGGTACTTTAGCTGTTTTAAGTGTTGCTTGTAGCGAAGGCAATCAGAAAACGGCTATCCTTCGCAATCAGCAGTCTGTGGTGACTGAGGATTTGCCAGTGCCAGCATCTGATGAACCGCAAGCAGCACCAACTATTCCAGCGTCGGCAGATGTGCCACCGTCGCCAATGGAACCGAGTTCTTTTGAGATGGGGTTAGATAAGGCGGCTGGTGCTGTGAGTATTAGTCAATCGGCACAGTCACCTGATGATTGGTATTTGGTTGCCAGTCAATACCATGATGCGATCGCTCTGATGAAACAGGTAGATAAGCAAAGTCCTGAGTTTGCGATCGCTCAAACTAAAATTTCTGAGTATCAGCGTCAAGTTAAGTATGCTGTGCGCCAAGCTAATGCGATCGCTCGACCATTGCCAAACTCACCAAATCGCCAGAGGGTAGCGGTTGCTGCACCCCAGCCATCCCCTTCACCTCAGTATGTCATACCTGTACCGCCACCGAACATACCATCTGAGCAAGTAGATATACCTATATCAGCAGCATTGACAGCAGAACAAGAAGTTTTTGTTGCCCCGATTAAAAGAAGGATGGGGGGTACGCCAATTGTGACTGTAACTTTCAATGGTCAGCAGCAATTTGACATGATTGTCGATACTGGCGCGAGTGGGACTGTGATTACTCAACAGATGGCGAATGCTTTGGGAGTTGTGACTGTCGGTAAAGCCAAAGCTAACACCGCTAGTTCTAAGGGTGTGGAATTTCCTATTGGTTATGTAAATTCAATGGCGGTGGGAGGGGTGATAGTAAATAGAGTACCAGTAGCGATCGCCGGGGCGGAACTTGAGACCGGGCTTTTAGGGCATGACTTTTTTGGTAATTACGATGTCACCATCAAGCGTAATGTTGTAGAGTTCCGCCGCCAATCGCACTCAGACATTAACTCCCCAGAAAGTATACCAATTCTTCCAACTTCTTCCAGGCGCTACCAGTCTTTAATATATCCTTAG
- the carA gene encoding glutamine-hydrolyzing carbamoyl-phosphate synthase small subunit, with translation MPLSDAIPALLVLADGTAYRGWSFGATGTTIGEVVFNTGMTGYQEVLTDPSYCGQIVVFTYPELGNTGVNPEDEESERPQVRGAIARNICYKPSNWRSTQSLPDYLKQNQIPGIFGIDTRALTRKIRMYGAMNGGISTEILDEAELLEQVQAAPNMSGLNLVREVTTSQVYEWLDPTTSIWEFNPEAQVNSQESLTVVALDFGVKRNILRRLASYGCRVIVVPADTSPEEILKYNPDGIFLSNGPGDPSAVTEGITTAKALLESQKPMFGICMGHQILGHALGAETFKLKFGHRGLNQPAGLQQRVEITSQNHSFAIDPDSLPESVVEISHLNLNDRTVAGLRHKSLPVFSVQYHPEASPGPHDADYLFAQFVQEMRTAKQAATAQVS, from the coding sequence ATGCCCTTGTCTGACGCAATCCCCGCTCTCCTTGTTTTAGCAGATGGAACCGCTTACCGTGGTTGGTCTTTCGGTGCGACGGGAACCACTATAGGCGAAGTTGTGTTCAACACTGGTATGACTGGATATCAAGAAGTGTTGACCGACCCCAGTTACTGCGGTCAAATCGTCGTGTTCACCTATCCCGAATTGGGGAATACAGGCGTTAACCCAGAAGACGAAGAATCAGAACGTCCGCAAGTGCGGGGTGCGATCGCCCGTAACATCTGTTATAAACCGAGTAACTGGCGATCGACACAATCCTTACCCGACTACCTCAAACAAAATCAAATCCCTGGCATCTTTGGCATTGACACCCGCGCCCTTACCCGCAAAATTCGCATGTATGGAGCCATGAATGGTGGTATCTCCACAGAAATTTTAGATGAAGCGGAGTTGTTAGAACAGGTACAAGCCGCCCCCAACATGAGTGGCTTAAATCTAGTTAGAGAAGTTACCACCTCTCAAGTTTACGAATGGTTAGATCCCACAACCTCAATTTGGGAATTTAATCCAGAAGCTCAGGTAAACAGTCAGGAATCCTTGACAGTTGTAGCTTTAGATTTTGGTGTTAAACGTAATATTTTGCGGCGTTTAGCCAGCTATGGTTGTCGAGTCATTGTTGTACCTGCCGATACATCACCAGAAGAAATCCTCAAATACAATCCAGATGGTATTTTCCTCTCTAACGGCCCTGGCGACCCCTCGGCGGTAACAGAAGGGATTACCACAGCCAAAGCTTTGCTCGAAAGCCAAAAACCCATGTTTGGTATTTGTATGGGACACCAAATATTGGGTCATGCTTTAGGGGCAGAAACCTTTAAGCTGAAATTTGGGCATCGGGGTTTAAATCAACCTGCTGGTTTACAACAACGGGTAGAAATCACCAGCCAAAACCACAGCTTTGCGATTGACCCAGATTCCTTACCTGAGTCAGTTGTAGAAATCAGCCACCTCAACTTAAACGATCGCACAGTCGCCGGTTTACGCCACAAATCTCTCCCCGTGTTCTCAGTGCAGTACCACCCAGAAGCCAGCCCAGGCCCTCATGACGCTGACTACTTGTTTGCCCAGTTTGTCCAAGAAATGCGAACAGCAAAACAAGCAGCCACAGCCCAAGTGAGTTAA
- a CDS encoding STAS domain-containing protein gives MSVHFYDEEGIIAEPLNLTVSLRGTREARDNYQLFRLTGLLDAFSEPTFRKVLGGKIDEGPKHIILDLSQIDFVDSSGLGALVQLAKQAQNADGTLQIVTNARVTQTVKLVRLEKFLSLQSTVDAAVENIKGA, from the coding sequence TTGAGCGTTCACTTTTACGACGAGGAGGGAATTATTGCTGAACCACTAAATCTAACCGTAAGCCTGAGAGGGACTCGTGAAGCCCGTGATAATTATCAGCTATTTCGCCTCACAGGTCTGTTAGATGCCTTTTCTGAGCCGACGTTTCGCAAGGTACTTGGCGGCAAAATTGATGAAGGCCCAAAGCATATTATTCTGGATCTTTCGCAAATTGACTTTGTTGACAGTTCCGGCTTGGGCGCTCTGGTGCAGCTAGCCAAGCAGGCACAAAATGCCGATGGAACCTTGCAAATTGTCACTAATGCACGAGTCACACAAACGGTCAAGCTCGTTCGCCTAGAGAAGTTCCTCTCACTGCAATCCACGGTTGACGCAGCTGTAGAAAACATAAAGGGTGCTTGA
- a CDS encoding Mini-ribonuclease 3: MKSQEEELLDKQGEDLKPDLSWNQALLATTAPLIQNISHTQLQQLSPAALAYLGDAIYELYVRMSYLLPLRRSDAYHRLVVAQVRAETQALHLRSLTPYLRASELEIVRRGRNAATGRPKRVDPEIYQQATSLEALIGYLYLTDFPRLTELLQKISLETEE; encoded by the coding sequence GTGAAGTCCCAGGAGGAAGAGTTATTAGATAAACAAGGTGAAGACCTTAAGCCGGATTTATCTTGGAATCAAGCACTCTTGGCAACCACTGCGCCGTTAATCCAAAACATCTCTCATACGCAATTACAACAACTTTCCCCAGCAGCTTTGGCTTATTTAGGGGATGCAATTTATGAGCTATATGTTAGAATGTCTTATCTGCTACCACTGAGGCGATCAGATGCTTACCATCGATTAGTTGTAGCACAAGTAAGAGCAGAAACACAGGCGCTACATTTGCGATCGCTGACTCCTTACCTGAGGGCAAGTGAATTAGAAATTGTCCGCCGAGGCCGTAATGCTGCCACAGGTCGCCCCAAAAGGGTTGATCCCGAAATATATCAACAAGCCACTAGTCTTGAAGCTTTAATTGGCTACCTTTATCTGACTGATTTCCCACGGTTGACTGAGCTTTTACAGAAAATCTCTCTAGAGACAGAAGAATAA